A genomic segment from uncultured Marinifilum sp. encodes:
- a CDS encoding response regulator transcription factor, producing MPKTTILIAENLCLIRKGLYSILQKLENAEVVQTICNKDILMDSLNRIKPNILIVNPNMLDTNINNLNEIFENGKNMSLVLISDNQKINIKYKADAYLLYSDSQNSILDKIQEVINKANKDIPAEKPNDPLSAREKNILTHIALGLTNKEIADQLFISIHTVVTHRKNITHKLGIKSVSGLTVYAILHNLISMDEVN from the coding sequence TCTATTTTACAAAAACTGGAAAATGCCGAAGTAGTGCAAACCATTTGTAATAAAGACATACTTATGGATTCGCTTAATCGGATTAAGCCGAATATTTTAATTGTAAATCCAAATATGCTCGATACCAATATTAATAACTTGAATGAAATTTTCGAGAATGGTAAAAATATGAGCTTGGTGCTTATTTCTGACAATCAAAAAATAAATATAAAATATAAAGCGGACGCCTATTTGCTATATTCCGATTCTCAAAACAGTATTCTGGACAAAATACAAGAAGTTATAAATAAAGCAAACAAAGACATCCCTGCAGAAAAACCGAATGATCCCTTAAGTGCTCGCGAAAAAAATATACTAACGCATATTGCATTGGGCTTAACAAATAAGGAAATCGCCGATCAGCTTTTTATTAGCATACACACGGTTGTAACGCATCGAAAAAACATTACTCATAAACTTGGCATAAAGTCTGTTTCCGGATTAACGGTTTATGCCATTTTACACAATCTTATTTCTATGGACGAAGTAAATTAA